A single genomic interval of Bradyrhizobium japonicum USDA 6 harbors:
- a CDS encoding sensor histidine kinase: protein MNQHPPTLLYIDDDAALARLVERGLTRRGYKVIHAASGEEGLERIRRAETEGCIDVVALDQYMPGLDGLETLEQIMAIAGAPPVVFVTASQDSSIAVTALKAGAADYLVKDVKGDFIPLLHVAADGALRQAELQKAREEAEAEIHASRDRYAALAAERELLLREVNHRVGNSLQIIASLLHLQASSAGQEEVKAALTNAMGRVAAVAQVHRRLYTSQDLKSVVLNQYLDSLLEDLRRSAEGNRMSRLTVKAEPIEIDPDRAVAVGIIVNELVMNAVKYAYPDGAGPIHVELTSQGEDLLLAITDDGVGDKVKADPRSTGMGQRIVAAMATKLDATVERDPAHSGTRVVLRFRRTPAAPDKTNNAAAG, encoded by the coding sequence ATGAACCAGCACCCGCCTACACTGCTCTACATCGACGACGACGCGGCGCTGGCCCGCCTGGTCGAGCGCGGCCTGACGCGGCGCGGCTACAAGGTCATTCACGCCGCGAGCGGCGAGGAAGGCCTGGAGCGTATCCGCCGCGCGGAAACCGAGGGCTGCATCGACGTCGTGGCGCTCGACCAGTACATGCCCGGCCTCGACGGGCTGGAGACGCTCGAGCAGATCATGGCGATAGCAGGCGCGCCGCCCGTGGTGTTCGTCACCGCGTCGCAGGATTCCAGCATCGCGGTCACCGCGCTGAAGGCAGGCGCGGCCGATTATCTCGTCAAGGACGTCAAGGGCGACTTCATCCCCCTGCTCCACGTCGCCGCCGACGGCGCGCTGCGCCAGGCCGAATTGCAGAAGGCGCGCGAGGAAGCCGAAGCCGAGATCCATGCATCGCGCGACCGCTACGCCGCGCTCGCCGCCGAACGCGAGCTGCTGCTGCGCGAGGTCAATCACCGCGTCGGCAACTCGTTGCAGATCATCGCCTCGCTGCTGCATCTCCAGGCGAGCTCGGCGGGCCAGGAAGAGGTCAAGGCGGCGCTGACGAACGCGATGGGCCGCGTCGCCGCGGTCGCGCAGGTGCACCGCCGCCTCTACACCTCGCAGGACCTGAAGAGCGTGGTGCTGAACCAGTATCTGGATTCGCTGCTCGAGGATCTCAGGCGCTCGGCCGAAGGCAACCGGATGTCACGCCTGACGGTGAAAGCCGAGCCGATCGAGATCGATCCGGACCGCGCCGTCGCCGTCGGCATCATCGTCAACGAGCTGGTGATGAACGCGGTGAAATACGCCTATCCCGACGGCGCCGGCCCCATCCATGTCGAGCTGACCTCGCAGGGCGAGGATCTATTGCTGGCGATCACCGACGACGGCGTCGGCGACAAGGTCAAGGCGGATCCACGCTCCACCGGCATGGGCCAGCGCATCGTCGCGGCGATGGCCACCAAGCTCGACGCCACCGTCGAGCGCGACCCCGCCCATTCCGGAACTCGCGTCGTGCTGAGGTTCCGCCGTACGCCCGCAGCCCCCGACAAGACCAACAACGCCGCCGCAGGCTGA
- a CDS encoding glutathione S-transferase family protein, whose product MARYRLHCIGASGNSFKVALFLNCAGLDWEPVGLDFAGGETRTPDWRAATNVMGEVPVLEVDGRHMSQSGAILLWLAETHGVFGPTREETFEATRWLLFDNHKFTSSFAQHRFQRCFMPEPAHPAVLAYLRARTDSAFSIVDRHLSDRSFMLGERPTIVDFSMLGYLYYPTEETGFDLAATFPAIDAWRRRVAGLPGWKPPYQMMPVGNSPTLHL is encoded by the coding sequence ATGGCGCGATACCGGCTGCACTGCATCGGGGCTTCGGGCAATTCGTTCAAGGTCGCGCTATTCCTCAACTGCGCCGGGCTCGACTGGGAGCCGGTCGGCCTCGACTTCGCCGGCGGCGAGACCCGCACGCCTGACTGGCGGGCCGCCACCAATGTCATGGGCGAGGTCCCCGTCCTCGAGGTCGATGGCCGGCATATGAGCCAGTCCGGTGCGATCCTGTTGTGGCTCGCCGAGACCCACGGCGTGTTCGGCCCGACACGCGAGGAGACATTCGAGGCGACGCGCTGGCTGCTGTTCGACAATCACAAGTTCACCTCGAGCTTTGCGCAGCACCGGTTTCAGCGCTGCTTCATGCCGGAGCCCGCCCATCCCGCTGTGCTCGCTTACTTGCGCGCGCGAACCGACAGCGCCTTCTCGATCGTCGACAGACACCTCTCCGACCGCAGCTTCATGCTGGGCGAGCGGCCGACGATCGTCGATTTCTCAATGTTGGGCTATCTGTACTATCCGACCGAGGAGACGGGTTTCGATCTCGCCGCGACTTTCCCGGCGATCGACGCCTGGCGCCGGCGTGTCGCCGGGCTGCCGGGCTGGAAGCCGCCTTATCAGATGATGCCGGTCGGCAACTCGCCGACGCTCCATCTCTGA
- a CDS encoding NADH:ubiquinone oxidoreductase subunit NDUFA12 has protein sequence MKQFFLKFFTWWSGQTFGTQLWTKRYGELVGQDEQGNRYYRTRGGAIDPTLGFERRWVIYNGYAEASRIPTGWHGWIHHVVDVPPTEENYQPREWQKPHQPNPTGTPNAYRPSGSTLASGKRPKATGDYQPWTPG, from the coding sequence ATGAAACAGTTCTTCCTCAAGTTCTTCACCTGGTGGAGTGGCCAGACCTTTGGCACCCAACTCTGGACCAAGCGGTATGGCGAACTGGTCGGCCAGGACGAGCAGGGAAATCGCTATTATCGGACTCGCGGCGGCGCGATCGATCCGACACTCGGCTTCGAGCGGCGCTGGGTCATCTATAACGGTTACGCCGAAGCGAGCCGCATCCCGACGGGTTGGCACGGCTGGATCCATCACGTCGTCGATGTGCCGCCGACTGAAGAGAACTACCAGCCGCGCGAGTGGCAAAAGCCGCACCAGCCGAACCCCACCGGTACGCCGAACGCCTATCGGCCCTCCGGCTCGACGCTTGCCAGCGGCAAGCGTCCCAAGGCGACCGGCGACTATCAGCCCTGGACGCCCGGCTAG
- a CDS encoding MBL fold metallo-hydrolase, whose product MPANHQSMLSRRGFCLCCAAAAGFAATGGWFSPATAYAKARSIVDLIRDEAAKTKIKVHKLRGNVSILEGSGGNIAVLTGGDGKVFVDAGITASRLRILEAANSLSRDPITHLINTHWHFDHADGNAWLNAEGAEITAHENTHKHLMSTQRVEDWDFNFTPSALAAVPTDIFDTDKTLKLNGSTLQLRYYGPAHTDSDISVNFSEADILHVGDTYWNGIYPFIDYSTGGSIGGMIKATEANLAAATKRTIVIPGHGTPVSNREELSSYRDMLVAIRDNVAKLKSQGRSIEEAISARPTAAFDAKWGQFVITPEFFVRLVYQGV is encoded by the coding sequence ATGCCAGCCAATCATCAGTCCATGCTCTCACGTCGCGGTTTCTGCCTCTGTTGCGCAGCCGCCGCCGGCTTCGCTGCAACGGGCGGTTGGTTCAGCCCCGCGACAGCCTACGCCAAGGCACGCAGCATCGTCGACTTGATCCGTGACGAGGCTGCCAAGACAAAGATCAAGGTCCACAAGCTTCGCGGCAATGTCAGCATCCTCGAGGGCTCCGGTGGCAACATCGCGGTGCTGACCGGAGGAGATGGCAAGGTGTTCGTCGATGCCGGCATCACGGCCTCTCGGCTGCGCATATTGGAAGCGGCGAACAGTCTCAGCCGCGATCCGATCACACACCTGATCAACACGCATTGGCACTTCGACCATGCCGACGGCAATGCATGGCTAAACGCAGAGGGAGCCGAGATCACGGCGCACGAAAACACCCACAAGCATCTCATGTCCACACAGAGGGTCGAGGATTGGGATTTCAATTTTACGCCCTCAGCCCTTGCCGCCGTTCCGACCGACATTTTCGATACGGACAAGACCCTGAAGCTGAACGGATCGACCCTTCAGCTCAGATATTACGGACCGGCGCACACCGACAGCGACATATCGGTCAATTTCAGCGAGGCGGACATTCTCCATGTCGGTGACACCTACTGGAATGGCATTTATCCCTTCATCGACTATTCGACTGGAGGAAGCATCGGCGGCATGATCAAGGCCACGGAAGCGAACCTGGCGGCCGCAACGAAGCGGACCATCGTCATTCCCGGCCACGGCACTCCGGTGAGCAACAGGGAAGAGCTGTCATCCTACCGCGATATGCTGGTCGCTATCCGCGACAACGTGGCGAAACTCAAGAGCCAAGGACGCTCGATCGAAGAAGCGATCTCGGCGAGGCCAACCGCCGCCTTCGATGCCAAGTGGGGCCAGTTCGTGATTACGCCGGAGTTCTTCGTGCGGCTGGTTTACCAGGGCGTCTGA
- a CDS encoding BA14K family protein has product MSSLRILSAAAAVALLLPLATPSFAQGRGGHGGGGGAHFGGGGGGAHFGGGGARMGGGNFAGARIGGGGGNFAAGAMRPSAGLAMRPTAGATFSGGGGRPLAIAGNNWRGGGGNWHGGGWHRRGGFWPGFAAGAAIGGLGSYAYYGGGYYNDPYYYGDDSYYDEPSVAVVPDNGGDSSAYCAQRYKSYDPASGTYLGYDGQRHPCP; this is encoded by the coding sequence ATGAGCAGTCTGAGAATTTTGAGCGCCGCGGCAGCGGTCGCGTTGCTTCTTCCGTTGGCGACGCCGAGCTTCGCCCAGGGCCGTGGCGGCCACGGCGGTGGCGGCGGCGCCCATTTTGGCGGCGGTGGCGGGGGCGCTCATTTCGGTGGTGGTGGCGCCCGCATGGGCGGCGGCAACTTTGCCGGCGCGCGGATCGGTGGCGGCGGCGGGAATTTCGCAGCCGGAGCCATGCGCCCGAGCGCCGGCCTCGCCATGCGTCCGACCGCAGGCGCCACGTTTAGTGGTGGCGGCGGACGTCCCCTCGCAATCGCGGGTAACAACTGGCGTGGCGGCGGTGGCAACTGGCACGGTGGCGGCTGGCATCGTCGCGGCGGTTTCTGGCCCGGCTTCGCGGCGGGCGCGGCCATCGGCGGGCTCGGCTCCTACGCCTATTACGGCGGCGGGTACTACAACGATCCCTATTACTATGGCGACGACAGCTACTATGACGAGCCGTCGGTCGCGGTGGTGCCGGACAACGGTGGTGACTCGTCGGCTTATTGCGCGCAGCGCTACAAGTCCTACGATCCGGCCTCGGGCACGTATCTCGGCTATGACGGCCAGCGTCATCCCTGCCCGTAA
- a CDS encoding response regulator, whose amino-acid sequence MPRILVVDDDPMVGATIEVLLQRQGFDVTMADGGETGLAALEAQTFDVMLVDIFMPHMRGFESIRIFHERAPAIPLIAMSGYAFASSASPSPDFLRMALELGATRCLRKPFTPDALLTTIRECLGEPAQPKDKKEVP is encoded by the coding sequence ATGCCGCGTATCCTCGTGGTAGATGACGATCCGATGGTCGGCGCGACCATCGAGGTCCTGCTCCAGCGTCAGGGCTTCGATGTCACGATGGCTGACGGCGGCGAAACGGGGCTGGCTGCGCTCGAAGCGCAGACGTTTGACGTGATGCTGGTCGACATCTTCATGCCGCACATGCGCGGCTTCGAATCCATCCGCATCTTTCACGAGCGCGCCCCGGCGATCCCTCTGATCGCGATGTCCGGCTACGCCTTCGCCTCGTCTGCCTCGCCCTCCCCCGATTTCCTCCGCATGGCACTGGAACTCGGCGCGACACGCTGCCTGCGCAAGCCGTTCACGCCGGACGCGCTCCTGACCACGATCCGGGAATGCCTTGGCGAGCCCGCGCAGCCGAAGGACAAGAAAGAAGTCCCTTGA
- the aat gene encoding leucyl/phenylalanyl-tRNA--protein transferase, with protein sequence MTSRDSASSEITPAVLLRAYACGIFPMAESADDPTLFWVEPELRGVIPLEGFRVASRLARTVRSDAFRVTVNTAFKATIAGCAAPQAGREDTWINKRIRDLYGGLYDLGHCHSVEAWQGDDLVGGLYGVSLGRAFFGESMFHTARDASKVALVHLVARLIHGGFELLDTQYVTEHLKSFGAVEISRRRYTALLDKALAGDPGDFLRLSAGDAIPGARALDIIASRP encoded by the coding sequence ATGACTTCACGCGACTCCGCTTCGTCTGAAATCACGCCGGCCGTGCTGTTGCGCGCCTATGCCTGCGGCATTTTTCCGATGGCCGAGAGCGCCGACGATCCGACGCTGTTCTGGGTCGAGCCGGAATTGCGCGGCGTCATCCCGCTCGAGGGATTTCGCGTGGCCTCACGGCTCGCGCGCACCGTCCGTTCGGACGCCTTTCGCGTCACCGTCAACACCGCGTTCAAGGCAACGATCGCCGGCTGCGCCGCGCCGCAAGCCGGGCGCGAGGACACCTGGATCAACAAGCGGATCCGCGACCTCTATGGCGGCCTCTACGACCTCGGCCATTGCCACAGCGTCGAGGCCTGGCAGGGCGACGACCTCGTCGGCGGGCTCTACGGCGTGAGCCTCGGACGCGCCTTCTTCGGCGAGAGCATGTTTCACACCGCGCGCGATGCCTCGAAAGTCGCGCTGGTGCACCTGGTCGCGCGGCTGATCCATGGCGGCTTCGAGCTGCTCGACACGCAGTACGTCACCGAACATTTGAAGAGTTTTGGCGCGGTCGAGATTTCGCGTCGGCGCTACACCGCGCTGCTCGACAAGGCGCTCGCCGGCGACCCCGGTGATTTCCTGAGGCTGTCAGCCGGTGACGCGATCCCGGGCGCACGCGCGCTCGACATCATCGCGTCGCGGCCATAA
- a CDS encoding alpha/beta hydrolase yields the protein MPVVLDPDAAAVYKAFQEAGRPAYETLTAPEARAYYGQARFATNPEPPELARVTALAIPAPHGEIPARIYVPKQPRLQNGLSPALVFFHGGGWVIGDLDSHDVVCRQLAVEGALIVISVDYRLAPEHKFPAAADDAIAATKWIAANARELGIDASRLSIGGDSAGGNLAAVVALTARDGDGPKIAGQVLIYPATDFAMTHGSHSEPETSVLLTHSVIRWFRDHYLNGTADIQDWRASPARAKSLAGLPPAYVLTAGADPLRDEGDDYAERLRQAGVPVTYKHYPGQFHGFFTMGKLLQQANLAVSEIGAWLKGLG from the coding sequence ATGCCCGTCGTGCTCGATCCCGATGCCGCCGCCGTCTACAAGGCCTTCCAGGAGGCCGGCCGCCCCGCCTACGAGACGCTGACGGCACCGGAGGCCCGCGCCTATTACGGGCAGGCGCGCTTCGCCACCAACCCCGAGCCGCCGGAACTGGCGCGCGTTACGGCGCTGGCGATCCCGGCGCCGCACGGCGAAATCCCCGCCCGCATCTACGTCCCGAAGCAGCCGCGCCTTCAGAACGGCCTGTCGCCGGCGCTGGTGTTCTTCCATGGCGGCGGCTGGGTGATCGGCGATCTCGACTCCCACGACGTCGTCTGCCGCCAGCTCGCCGTCGAGGGCGCGCTGATCGTGATCTCGGTCGATTACCGCCTCGCGCCCGAGCACAAGTTTCCCGCCGCCGCCGATGACGCGATCGCCGCCACGAAATGGATTGCCGCGAACGCGCGCGAGCTCGGCATCGATGCCTCGCGCCTTTCGATCGGCGGCGATAGCGCCGGCGGCAATCTCGCCGCCGTGGTCGCGCTCACCGCGCGCGACGGCGATGGTCCGAAGATCGCGGGCCAGGTCCTGATCTACCCCGCGACCGATTTCGCCATGACGCACGGTTCCCACAGCGAGCCCGAGACGAGCGTGCTGCTGACGCATTCGGTGATCCGCTGGTTCCGCGATCACTATCTCAACGGCACTGCCGACATCCAGGACTGGCGCGCCTCGCCGGCGCGCGCGAAAAGCCTCGCCGGGCTGCCGCCGGCCTATGTGCTCACGGCCGGCGCCGATCCGCTGCGCGACGAAGGCGACGACTATGCCGAGCGCCTCAGGCAGGCCGGCGTGCCCGTCACGTACAAGCACTATCCCGGCCAATTCCACGGTTTCTTCACGATGGGCAAGTTGCTCCAGCAGGCCAACCTCGCCGTCAGCGAGATCGGCGCGTGGCTGAAAGGATTGGGCTGA
- a CDS encoding GlxA family transcriptional regulator — protein MIGILIFPDFQLLDAAGPISVFEIAARCTGKTTTGIRVLALNAGPVRSSSGVEMMARDFRSANAITTLVIAGGAGVTDAARCEVTRAFVQRLARRGVRVASVCSGAYVLAEAGLLDGRRATTHWGRTRDFVARYPKVKFEPDQIFTHDGNVWTSAGITAGIDLALAMVTEDHGEEIAQQAARQLVLYHRRSGGQSQFSSLLELKTPNGRFGALLSWARENLDARLTVEDLADRAGMSARHFARAFAAETGTTPSKAIERLRIEVARERVQSSREAIELVAETTGFGDPERMRRAFIRAFGQPPQALRRTARAG, from the coding sequence ATGATCGGCATCCTGATCTTCCCGGATTTCCAGTTGCTCGATGCGGCCGGCCCGATCTCGGTGTTCGAGATCGCGGCGCGCTGCACGGGCAAGACGACCACCGGAATCCGGGTGCTGGCGCTGAACGCGGGGCCCGTGCGCAGCTCGTCCGGCGTGGAAATGATGGCGCGCGACTTCAGGTCGGCGAACGCGATCACGACCCTGGTCATCGCGGGTGGCGCAGGCGTGACGGACGCCGCACGCTGCGAGGTCACGCGCGCCTTCGTGCAGCGGCTGGCGCGGCGCGGTGTGCGTGTCGCCAGCGTCTGCTCGGGCGCCTATGTGCTGGCCGAGGCGGGCCTGCTCGACGGGCGCCGCGCCACCACGCATTGGGGCCGCACGCGGGATTTCGTCGCGCGCTATCCCAAGGTGAAGTTCGAGCCGGACCAGATCTTCACGCATGACGGCAATGTGTGGACGTCGGCGGGCATCACCGCGGGTATCGATCTCGCGCTCGCGATGGTCACCGAGGACCATGGTGAGGAGATCGCGCAACAGGCCGCGCGCCAGCTCGTGCTGTATCATCGCCGCAGCGGCGGCCAGTCGCAGTTCTCATCGCTCCTGGAGTTGAAGACGCCGAACGGCCGCTTCGGCGCGCTGCTGTCCTGGGCGCGCGAGAATCTCGACGCCCGGCTGACGGTCGAAGACCTCGCCGATCGCGCCGGCATGAGCGCGCGGCATTTTGCCCGCGCCTTTGCCGCCGAGACCGGCACGACACCCTCCAAGGCGATCGAGCGCTTGAGGATCGAGGTCGCGCGCGAGCGCGTGCAGTCCTCGCGCGAGGCGATCGAGCTCGTCGCGGAGACGACCGGATTTGGCGACCCCGAGCGCATGCGGCGCGCCTTCATCCGCGCCTTCGGCCAGCCGCCGCAGGCGTTGCGGCGTACGGCGAGGGCGGGTTAG
- a CDS encoding DJ-1/PfpI family protein translates to MSSPLQIGLLVFPRVTQLDFTGPLQVFANVPGAKLHLIWKRIEPVPSDSVLTLTPTTTFADCPQLDVICVPGGGGTNDLLNDEEVLDFLRRQAEGAKYVTSVCTGALALGAAGLLKGYRAATHWSAMEMLGQFGATPTKTRVCIDRNRVTGGGVTAGIDFALTLVSILVDRTTAEAIQLQIEYNPAPPFTSGSPDTAPAEVLALLRERGAANQARRLEAVKRAAARVM, encoded by the coding sequence ATGTCGTCACCGCTCCAGATCGGTCTTTTGGTGTTTCCGCGCGTCACCCAGCTCGATTTCACCGGTCCCCTGCAGGTGTTTGCCAACGTGCCCGGCGCGAAGCTCCACCTGATCTGGAAGCGCATCGAGCCGGTGCCGAGCGACTCCGTGCTGACGCTGACGCCGACCACGACATTCGCCGACTGTCCGCAACTCGACGTGATCTGCGTGCCCGGCGGCGGCGGCACAAACGACCTGCTCAATGACGAAGAGGTGCTGGATTTCCTGCGCAGGCAGGCCGAAGGCGCCAAATACGTCACCTCGGTCTGCACGGGGGCGCTGGCACTCGGCGCTGCCGGCCTGCTCAAGGGCTACCGCGCCGCCACCCATTGGAGCGCGATGGAGATGCTCGGCCAGTTCGGCGCAACGCCGACCAAGACGCGCGTCTGCATCGACCGCAACCGCGTCACCGGCGGCGGCGTCACCGCCGGGATCGATTTCGCGCTGACGCTGGTGTCGATTCTGGTCGACCGCACCACGGCGGAAGCGATCCAGCTCCAGATCGAATACAACCCCGCCCCGCCGTTCACGTCCGGCTCGCCCGACACCGCGCCGGCCGAAGTGCTGGCCTTGCTGAGAGAGCGCGGCGCCGCAAACCAGGCCCGCCGCCTCGAGGCGGTCAAGCGCGCGGCTGCGCGGGTGATGTAG
- a CDS encoding DUF2155 domain-containing protein: MSSKPDSLLKPREKMVRTLTLTRLALPGLAALLAATALTVATPAQAQIGTIFSDPPPRPPGAIPRGQPQPQIPDDDEEVPELPPQGRVLPSRPMAPPPGRQGNVMPGPVESQPLAPPPGSTVAPPNQPPSVAVAPPNPQAAPGAPGQRQPQQKGGPGGTVPQTPASLQPGDEVVTEPPAQKIVNKKATFSGLDKITGRIINFDEEIGETVQFGALRVKTDACYTRPATEATNTDAFVEVDEITLQGEVKRIFSGWMYAASPGLHGVEHPIYDIWLTDCKEPQQTIATAAPDPAAAKPAAPPPAQKKAAPPKQTVQQRPPQPLPPIQQQQPAPPPPPPEQRPGLFGIPGFGR, translated from the coding sequence ATGTCCAGCAAGCCCGATTCGCTGTTGAAGCCGCGCGAGAAGATGGTTCGAACCCTTACCCTTACAAGACTTGCCCTGCCAGGTCTTGCGGCGCTTCTGGCCGCCACCGCATTGACGGTTGCGACGCCCGCGCAGGCGCAGATCGGCACGATCTTCTCCGACCCGCCGCCGCGGCCGCCGGGTGCGATTCCGCGTGGTCAGCCGCAGCCTCAGATCCCCGATGACGATGAAGAGGTCCCCGAGCTGCCGCCGCAGGGCCGCGTGCTGCCGTCGCGCCCGATGGCGCCGCCGCCGGGACGGCAAGGTAACGTGATGCCGGGGCCGGTCGAATCCCAGCCGCTGGCGCCGCCGCCGGGCTCAACCGTTGCTCCGCCGAACCAGCCGCCGTCCGTGGCGGTTGCTCCGCCCAATCCGCAAGCCGCCCCGGGCGCGCCTGGTCAGCGCCAGCCCCAGCAGAAGGGCGGGCCGGGCGGCACCGTCCCGCAGACCCCGGCGAGCCTCCAGCCGGGCGACGAGGTCGTGACCGAGCCGCCGGCCCAGAAGATCGTGAACAAGAAGGCGACCTTCTCCGGCCTCGACAAGATCACCGGGCGCATCATCAATTTCGACGAGGAGATCGGCGAGACCGTCCAGTTCGGCGCGCTGCGGGTCAAAACCGACGCCTGCTATACGCGGCCGGCGACCGAAGCCACCAATACCGACGCCTTCGTGGAGGTCGACGAGATCACCTTGCAAGGCGAGGTGAAGCGCATCTTCTCGGGCTGGATGTATGCGGCAAGCCCTGGCCTGCACGGCGTCGAGCATCCGATCTACGACATTTGGCTCACCGACTGCAAAGAGCCGCAGCAGACCATTGCGACCGCGGCGCCCGATCCGGCTGCGGCAAAGCCGGCGGCTCCGCCGCCCGCGCAGAAGAAGGCGGCGCCACCCAAGCAGACCGTGCAGCAGCGTCCGCCGCAGCCCTTGCCGCCGATCCAGCAGCAGCAGCCGGCGCCGCCACCCCCGCCACCGGAGCAGCGGCCGGGCCTGTTCGGTATCCCCGGGTTCGGGCGCTAG
- a CDS encoding methyltransferase domain-containing protein — protein sequence MGGMEYSNENAKRLQRIYLTGDVTAQRAETIRQLNLSAGESVLDIGCGPGYLCESMAQIVGPDGAVVGIDVSTDLIAVCNRQKASAWTSYAIGNATELGQSDASFDVVVCTQVAEYVPDVDRVLAETFRVLKPGGRTIFVATDWDAVVWHSESPERMAAVMKSWEAHCAHPRLPRSMARRLVNARLHLDGASVFPILNLQYDDDSYSKGLAQGIRDFVARRNDVSANDLEAWHGEFGRLGEAGQYFFSTNRYLFRASKPAATLL from the coding sequence ATGGGCGGGATGGAGTACAGCAACGAGAATGCGAAACGGCTCCAGAGAATCTATCTCACGGGGGACGTGACCGCCCAGCGCGCGGAGACCATTCGGCAGCTCAATCTGTCTGCCGGCGAGAGCGTTCTCGATATCGGATGTGGTCCCGGCTATCTCTGCGAAAGCATGGCGCAGATCGTCGGGCCTGATGGTGCTGTCGTCGGGATCGATGTGTCGACTGACCTGATCGCGGTCTGCAACCGGCAGAAGGCTTCCGCCTGGACTTCATATGCGATCGGCAACGCGACGGAATTGGGTCAATCCGATGCGTCGTTCGATGTCGTCGTGTGCACGCAGGTTGCCGAGTACGTGCCTGATGTCGACCGCGTCCTCGCAGAGACATTTCGCGTGCTCAAGCCGGGGGGCCGCACGATTTTTGTCGCAACGGACTGGGACGCGGTGGTGTGGCATTCCGAAAGCCCGGAACGTATGGCCGCGGTGATGAAATCATGGGAAGCGCACTGCGCTCACCCGCGTCTCCCGAGATCGATGGCCCGCAGACTGGTCAATGCACGACTTCACCTGGATGGAGCGTCGGTCTTTCCAATTCTGAATTTGCAGTACGATGACGATAGCTACAGCAAGGGGCTGGCCCAGGGCATTCGGGACTTCGTCGCCCGCAGGAACGACGTTTCAGCCAATGATCTCGAAGCATGGCACGGCGAGTTCGGGCGTCTGGGCGAAGCGGGACAATACTTCTTCAGCACCAATCGCTATCTCTTCAGGGCCTCGAAGCCGGCTGCGACGCTGCTATGA